In Rariglobus hedericola, the following proteins share a genomic window:
- the rplW gene encoding 50S ribosomal protein L23, translated as MSANVLKLVRLTEKSNKLSSELGQYSFQVAINSNKHQIAEAVEKAFKVSVTRVNTAVYRGKNKKSRQGRPSMTADYKKAVVTLKAGDKIELV; from the coding sequence ATGAGCGCCAACGTCCTTAAACTCGTTCGTCTGACCGAGAAGTCCAACAAGCTCTCTTCCGAGCTTGGTCAATACAGCTTCCAGGTCGCGATCAACAGCAACAAGCACCAGATCGCGGAAGCCGTTGAAAAGGCTTTCAAGGTCTCCGTGACCCGCGTCAACACCGCTGTTTACCGCGGTAAAAACAAAAAGAGCCGTCAAGGCCGCCCGAGCATGACCGCCGACTATAAGAAGGCCGTCGTGACCCTGAAGGCTGGCGACAAGATCGAGCTCGTCTAA
- the fusA gene encoding elongation factor G — protein MSDAPVITIVTDKSKVSPVNSKNRPFPLEWTRNIGIAAHIDAGKTTTSERILFYSGSVHKMGEVHEGTAVTDWMEQERERGITITAAAISCAWNASCGPWKGIKQRVNIIDTPGHVDFTAEVERSMRVLDGAVAVFCAVAGVQPQSETVWRQANKYGVPRVAFINKMDRTGADFFRAVSEMREKLGANAHPLFIPIGKEENFAGVVDLVQNIAYMFIDPADMDLNPTRHPIPAEYAAQAKEYREKLIEAASDFDDKLAEDYLNGEEITSDALMTAVRKATVSMKFTGVIPGSAFKKKGVQRLLDCVVNYLPSPIDVPPMKGQDSDGKEVEVVVDDNAKLAGLAFKLWTDPFVGKLVFYRVYTGTLQKGTSLYNPRTRRSERVSRLVLMRAMDREEIDAAYSGDICALVGVKEVITGDTLCNEDYDVRLEPPSFPEPVIAMSIEPNSKADQEKLGTALQRLVAEDPTLRVKTDTDTGQTILAGMGELHLEIIIDRMKREFKVEATSGKPQIAYRETITTSSDGEGKFIRQSGGKGQYGHVVVKMEPNEKGKGVEVINETVGGSIPKEFIKPSTEGILEAANNGVVAGYPVVDVIIRIVDGSFHDVDSSEMAFKMAGIFAFKDAMKEAKPILLEPIMLVEVTTPEEYQGDLIGDINRRRGRINGMESKNAACIINSHVPLEMLFGYVTDIRSLSKGRASASISPSHFEQVPNSLLTKIVESSTKAPART, from the coding sequence ATGTCCGACGCTCCCGTCATCACTATCGTCACCGACAAGTCGAAGGTTTCTCCGGTTAACTCCAAGAACCGTCCCTTCCCCCTCGAGTGGACCCGTAACATCGGTATTGCCGCGCACATTGACGCCGGCAAAACGACCACTTCTGAACGCATCCTGTTTTACTCGGGCAGCGTTCACAAGATGGGCGAAGTGCACGAAGGCACTGCCGTGACTGACTGGATGGAGCAGGAGCGTGAACGTGGTATCACGATCACCGCCGCCGCTATTTCCTGCGCCTGGAACGCTTCGTGCGGTCCGTGGAAGGGAATCAAGCAGCGCGTCAACATCATCGACACGCCCGGACACGTGGACTTCACGGCCGAGGTTGAGCGCTCCATGCGCGTTCTCGACGGTGCCGTTGCTGTGTTCTGCGCCGTCGCCGGCGTGCAGCCCCAGTCCGAGACCGTTTGGCGTCAGGCCAACAAATACGGCGTTCCCCGCGTTGCCTTCATCAACAAGATGGACCGCACCGGTGCCGATTTCTTCCGCGCTGTGTCTGAAATGCGCGAGAAGCTTGGTGCCAACGCCCATCCCCTCTTCATTCCGATCGGTAAGGAAGAGAACTTCGCGGGTGTTGTGGACCTCGTCCAGAACATCGCCTACATGTTCATCGATCCGGCTGACATGGATCTTAACCCGACGCGCCACCCGATCCCTGCCGAGTATGCTGCTCAGGCCAAGGAGTATCGCGAAAAGCTGATCGAGGCTGCGTCCGATTTCGACGACAAGCTCGCCGAGGACTACCTCAATGGCGAAGAGATCACTTCCGACGCTCTCATGACTGCGGTCCGCAAGGCCACCGTTTCCATGAAGTTCACCGGCGTGATCCCCGGTTCCGCCTTCAAGAAGAAGGGTGTGCAGCGTCTTCTGGACTGCGTGGTTAACTATCTGCCCAGCCCGATCGACGTTCCCCCGATGAAGGGTCAGGACAGCGATGGCAAAGAGGTTGAAGTTGTCGTTGACGACAATGCCAAGCTCGCCGGCCTCGCCTTCAAGCTCTGGACCGACCCGTTCGTCGGCAAGCTGGTGTTCTACCGCGTTTACACTGGCACTCTCCAGAAGGGCACCTCCCTCTACAATCCCCGCACCCGCCGTTCCGAGCGCGTCAGCCGTCTTGTGCTCATGCGCGCCATGGATCGCGAGGAAATCGACGCCGCTTACTCGGGTGACATTTGCGCCCTCGTTGGCGTCAAGGAAGTCATCACCGGTGACACGCTCTGCAACGAAGATTACGACGTTCGTCTCGAACCCCCGTCCTTCCCTGAGCCGGTTATCGCAATGTCCATCGAGCCGAACTCGAAGGCTGACCAAGAGAAACTCGGCACCGCTCTCCAGCGCCTCGTCGCTGAGGATCCGACTCTCCGCGTCAAGACCGACACCGACACCGGCCAGACCATTCTCGCCGGCATGGGTGAGCTTCACCTCGAAATCATCATCGATCGCATGAAGCGCGAGTTCAAGGTCGAGGCGACCTCGGGCAAGCCGCAGATCGCGTATCGCGAGACGATCACCACTTCCTCAGATGGCGAAGGTAAGTTCATCCGTCAGTCCGGCGGTAAGGGCCAATACGGCCATGTCGTCGTCAAGATGGAGCCCAACGAAAAGGGCAAGGGCGTCGAAGTCATTAACGAGACTGTTGGTGGTTCGATCCCGAAGGAATTCATCAAGCCCTCGACGGAAGGTATTCTCGAAGCTGCGAACAATGGTGTCGTCGCCGGTTATCCGGTGGTCGATGTCATCATCCGTATCGTTGACGGTTCCTTCCACGACGTAGACTCGTCCGAAATGGCGTTCAAGATGGCCGGCATCTTCGCGTTCAAGGATGCCATGAAAGAGGCCAAGCCGATCCTCCTCGAGCCTATCATGCTCGTCGAGGTGACCACTCCTGAAGAGTATCAGGGCGACCTCATCGGCGATATCAACCGTCGTCGCGGCCGTATCAACGGCATGGAGTCCAAGAACGCTGCTTGTATCATCAACTCGCACGTTCCGCTTGAGATGCTCTTCGGTTACGTCACCGACATCCGATCGCTCTCCAAGGGCCGCGCCAGCGCCTCCATTTCCCCCTCCCATTTCGAGCAGGTTCCGAACTCGCTCCTCACCAAGATCGTCGAGTCCTCCACCAAGGCTCCCGCTCGCACCTAA
- the rpsJ gene encoding 30S ribosomal protein S10, with amino-acid sequence MKGQRIRIKLQGYDYRVIDQSASEIVETAKRSGARVSGPIPLPTRIEKLTVNRSPHVDKKSMEQFETRTHKRLIDIIEPTAQTVDELKKLNLPSGVDITINV; translated from the coding sequence ATGAAAGGTCAACGCATCCGCATCAAACTCCAAGGCTACGACTATCGCGTCATCGATCAGTCCGCTTCGGAAATCGTCGAGACCGCCAAGCGCTCCGGCGCTCGTGTTTCTGGCCCGATCCCTCTTCCCACTCGCATCGAGAAGCTTACGGTCAACCGTTCGCCGCACGTCGACAAGAAGTCCATGGAGCAGTTCGAAACGCGCACGCACAAGCGCCTCATCGACATCATCGAGCCGACCGCTCAGACGGTCGATGAGCTCAAGAAATTAAATCTGCCTTCGGGCGTTGACATCACCATCAACGTTTGA
- the rplD gene encoding 50S ribosomal protein L4 encodes MKLKVFSSDGKTSREQDFDGLPTFEGDKGLQAVKEVIVAINANNRLGTHSTKTRGEVSGGGKKPWRQKGTGRARAGSTRSPIWVGGGVVFGPKPRDYSKKINSKVKALAFSRALFDRLAAGEVDLIETFEANPVKTKVMSQIIERIAPKGKILIVDKEFTADTARVVANIQRISVQEANELNTLDLAQYKKIIVSLTALETIIARVNGGKN; translated from the coding sequence ATGAAACTCAAAGTTTTCAGCTCCGACGGTAAGACCTCCCGCGAACAAGATTTCGACGGTCTCCCGACCTTCGAAGGCGACAAGGGCCTCCAGGCCGTTAAGGAAGTTATCGTCGCTATCAACGCCAACAACCGTCTCGGCACCCACTCCACGAAAACCCGTGGCGAAGTGTCTGGCGGCGGCAAGAAGCCCTGGCGTCAAAAGGGCACCGGTCGCGCCCGCGCCGGTTCCACCCGCTCCCCGATCTGGGTTGGCGGTGGCGTCGTCTTCGGCCCCAAGCCCCGCGACTACTCCAAGAAGATCAACTCCAAGGTGAAGGCACTTGCTTTCAGCCGCGCTCTTTTTGACCGCCTCGCCGCTGGCGAAGTGGATCTCATCGAGACCTTCGAGGCCAATCCCGTAAAGACCAAGGTCATGAGCCAGATCATTGAGCGCATCGCGCCCAAGGGTAAGATTCTCATCGTGGACAAAGAGTTCACTGCCGACACCGCCCGTGTCGTCGCCAACATCCAGCGCATTTCCGTCCAGGAAGCCAACGAGCTCAACACCCTCGATCTTGCCCAATACAAGAAGATCATCGTGAGCCTCACCGCGCTCGAAACCATCATCGCCCGCGTCAACGGAGGTAAGAACTAA
- the rplB gene encoding 50S ribosomal protein L2: MPLTPIRRPLTPSQRFTQLNKPEGLSKKRPEAKLTEPKPKTGGRNVYGRITSRRRGGGHKQLYRIIDFKRDILDMPARVQAIEYDPNRTAHIALIAYSSGEKRYILAPKGLKAGDTIVTSNKASLNDFNVGNNFPLSIIPPSTKLHNVELVPGRGAQLGRTAGTSIELVNVENGAAQIKLPSGEVRLVNPNCRATIGEVGNGDQINASLGKAGRNRWLGNRPRQRGVSMNPVDHPNGGGQGKSKGGGGRQHLVSPWGQLAKGFPTRKRSKPSSAQILVRHNGRKPRGQK; encoded by the coding sequence ATGCCTCTCACTCCCATTCGTCGTCCCCTCACGCCTTCCCAGCGCTTTACGCAGCTGAACAAGCCCGAGGGTCTTTCCAAAAAACGCCCCGAGGCCAAGCTCACTGAGCCGAAACCCAAGACCGGTGGTCGTAACGTTTATGGTCGCATCACCTCGCGTCGTCGCGGCGGTGGCCACAAACAGCTTTACCGCATTATCGACTTCAAGCGTGACATCCTCGACATGCCTGCCCGCGTGCAGGCCATCGAGTATGACCCGAATCGCACGGCGCACATCGCCCTCATCGCTTATTCCAGCGGCGAGAAGCGCTACATCCTTGCTCCTAAGGGCCTCAAGGCTGGCGACACCATCGTCACCTCGAACAAGGCTTCGTTGAACGACTTCAATGTCGGCAACAACTTCCCCCTGTCGATCATCCCTCCTTCCACCAAGCTGCACAACGTCGAGCTTGTCCCGGGCCGTGGCGCCCAGCTCGGCCGCACCGCCGGCACCTCGATCGAGCTCGTCAACGTCGAGAACGGAGCCGCGCAGATAAAGTTGCCCTCCGGCGAAGTCCGCCTGGTCAACCCGAACTGCCGCGCCACCATCGGTGAAGTCGGTAACGGTGACCAGATCAACGCCTCGCTCGGCAAAGCCGGTCGTAATCGTTGGCTCGGCAACCGTCCCCGTCAGCGCGGTGTTTCTATGAACCCGGTCGACCACCCCAACGGTGGTGGTCAGGGCAAGTCCAAGGGTGGTGGCGGTCGCCAGCACCTCGTATCCCCGTGGGGCCAGCTCGCCAAGGGCTTCCCGACCCGCAAACGCTCGAAGCCTTCGAGCGCCCAGATCCTTGTCCGCCATAACGGTCGCAAGCCGCGCGGTCAGAAGTAA
- the rpsQ gene encoding 30S ribosomal protein S17, which produces MSTTTRNSRKDLTGFVTSRSGDKSIKVTVPYKIPHPRYQKTINRKTVVHVHDEKNETKVGDKVEIMETRPLSRLKRWRIVKVIEAAVAADGAAITEKDVAELVPTKKTKA; this is translated from the coding sequence ATGTCCACCACGACCCGTAATTCCCGCAAGGACCTCACCGGTTTCGTCACCAGCCGCTCTGGTGACAAGTCCATCAAGGTCACCGTCCCTTACAAGATCCCGCATCCCCGCTACCAGAAGACCATCAATCGTAAGACTGTTGTGCACGTGCACGACGAGAAGAACGAGACGAAGGTCGGCGACAAGGTCGAGATCATGGAAACCCGTCCCCTCAGCCGCCTCAAGCGCTGGCGCATCGTCAAAGTGATCGAGGCCGCCGTCGCCGCTGATGGTGCCGCCATCACCGAGAAGGACGTCGCCGAGCTCGTTCCCACGAAGAAGACCAAGGCCTGA
- the rpsS gene encoding 30S ribosomal protein S19, with amino-acid sequence MARSIKKGFFVDYHLLEKIEKAIKAGGSKKPIQTWSRRSTITPDFIGHTFSVHNGKSFISVHVTENMVGHKLGEFALTRVFKNHGGMTRKEI; translated from the coding sequence ATGGCACGCTCCATCAAAAAAGGTTTCTTCGTTGATTACCACCTGCTCGAGAAAATCGAGAAGGCCATTAAGGCCGGTGGCTCCAAGAAGCCCATCCAAACCTGGTCCCGCCGCTCGACGATCACCCCCGATTTCATCGGACACACGTTCAGCGTTCACAACGGCAAGTCCTTCATCTCGGTGCACGTCACCGAGAACATGGTCGGCCACAAGCTCGGCGAATTCGCGCTCACCCGCGTGTTCAAGAACCACGGCGGTATGACCCGCAAGGAAATCTAA
- the rplV gene encoding 50S ribosomal protein L22: protein MEVQALTRYARMSPKKVREVVRTIQGRKANDAVDLLTLIPRKSARLIVKTLKSAIANAENNNNLSADSLIVKSALVENGPVLKRFKAGARGTAMPRRKKMSHIRIVLSDGNSN from the coding sequence ATGGAAGTCCAAGCCCTCACCCGCTACGCGCGTATGTCCCCTAAAAAGGTGCGCGAAGTCGTTCGCACCATCCAAGGCCGTAAAGCCAACGATGCTGTCGATCTCCTCACGCTCATCCCGCGCAAATCCGCGCGTCTGATCGTCAAGACGCTCAAGAGCGCCATCGCCAACGCCGAAAACAACAACAACCTCTCCGCTGATTCCCTCATCGTGAAGAGCGCGCTCGTTGAAAACGGACCCGTCCTCAAGCGCTTCAAGGCCGGTGCCCGCGGCACTGCGATGCCCCGCCGCAAGAAGATGTCCCACATCCGCATCGTCCTCTCCGACGGTAACTCCAACTAA
- the rplN gene encoding 50S ribosomal protein L14 — MLQLRSWVEVADNTGARRAMFISKKGQNTTTAGVGDVVTIHIKESSTDASVKKGEVAKAVIIRTKAPVRRADGSYLRFDSNAVVILTADGNPKGTRIFGPVARELRAKNFMKIISLAPEVL; from the coding sequence ATGCTACAACTCCGTTCATGGGTAGAAGTGGCTGATAACACAGGCGCCCGTCGCGCCATGTTCATCAGCAAAAAAGGCCAAAACACCACCACCGCCGGCGTGGGTGATGTCGTCACCATTCACATCAAGGAAAGCTCCACAGATGCTTCCGTGAAGAAGGGTGAAGTCGCCAAGGCCGTCATTATCCGCACCAAGGCTCCGGTTCGCCGCGCCGATGGCAGCTATCTGCGTTTCGACAGCAACGCCGTCGTCATCCTCACCGCTGACGGCAATCCCAAGGGCACCCGTATCTTCGGCCCTGTCGCTCGCGAACTGCGTGCGAAGAACTTCATGAAGATCATCTCGCTTGCTCCGGAGGTTCTCTAA
- the rpmC gene encoding 50S ribosomal protein L29 translates to MSTYKEISELSPAEVATKLNETREKLLHLRLRKQTGQVEKTSELRTLRKDIARLETARTAKNKKAAA, encoded by the coding sequence ATGAGCACCTACAAAGAAATCAGCGAACTCTCCCCAGCCGAGGTCGCCACCAAGCTTAACGAAACCCGCGAGAAACTCCTCCACCTCCGCCTGCGCAAGCAGACCGGCCAGGTTGAGAAGACCTCCGAGCTGCGCACCCTCCGCAAGGACATCGCCCGTCTCGAGACTGCGCGCACCGCCAAGAACAAGAAGGCTGCCGCTTAA
- the rplP gene encoding 50S ribosomal protein L16, producing MALAPARTKYRKSQKGSRKGNAKRGNTISFGEFGLQSLTRGPMTGQQIEAARVTISRHLKRKGKLWIRVFPHKPITKKPAETRMGSGKGPVEYYVAQIKPGAVLFELAGVPVSVAKEAFRLADAKLPFHCRFIVREGTAV from the coding sequence ATGGCTCTCGCTCCAGCACGCACTAAATACCGCAAATCCCAGAAGGGTTCCCGCAAGGGTAACGCTAAACGTGGCAACACGATTTCCTTCGGTGAATTCGGCCTCCAGTCCCTGACCCGTGGTCCTATGACCGGCCAGCAGATTGAAGCCGCCCGTGTTACCATCTCGCGCCACCTTAAGCGCAAAGGTAAACTCTGGATTCGCGTTTTCCCCCACAAGCCTATCACCAAGAAACCTGCCGAGACGCGCATGGGTTCCGGTAAAGGCCCTGTTGAATACTACGTCGCACAGATCAAGCCCGGTGCCGTCCTTTTCGAACTTGCCGGTGTTCCGGTGAGCGTCGCGAAGGAAGCCTTCCGCTTGGCCGACGCCAAACTGCCCTTCCACTGCCGATTCATCGTGCGTGAAGGCACCGCCGTCTAA
- the rpsN gene encoding 30S ribosomal protein S14, translating to MPKTSAINRNEKRKALTAKFAVLRAELKATLANPATNDEEFFAAQKKLQKLPRNSSKIRIRNRCSMSGRPRAFIRKFGVSRITFRELALNGKIPGVTKSSW from the coding sequence ATGCCGAAGACCTCAGCCATCAATCGTAACGAGAAGCGTAAAGCCCTCACCGCCAAGTTCGCCGTCCTCCGCGCCGAACTCAAGGCGACCCTCGCCAATCCTGCCACCAACGACGAAGAGTTCTTCGCCGCGCAGAAGAAGCTTCAGAAACTGCCCCGCAACTCGTCGAAGATCCGCATCCGCAACCGTTGCTCCATGAGCGGTCGTCCTCGCGCCTTCATCCGCAAGTTCGGCGTTTCCCGTATCACCTTCCGTGAACTCGCCCTTAACGGCAAGATCCCGGGCGTGACCAAGTCCTCCTGGTAA
- the rpsL gene encoding 30S ribosomal protein S12 — protein sequence MPTINQLVRKGRRQIRAKSKSPALEGNPFRRGVCVQVMTRTPKKPNSAIRKVAKVRLTNGSEVISYIPDEGHNLQEHSIVLVRGGRVKDLPGVRYHIVRGTLDATGVEKRRRSRSKYGVKRPKAAKK from the coding sequence ATGCCAACCATCAACCAACTCGTGCGCAAGGGACGTCGTCAAATTCGCGCGAAGTCCAAGTCGCCCGCTCTCGAGGGTAACCCCTTCCGCCGTGGCGTTTGCGTGCAGGTCATGACCCGCACCCCCAAGAAGCCCAACTCCGCTATCCGTAAGGTCGCGAAGGTTCGTCTGACCAATGGCAGCGAAGTGATCTCCTACATTCCCGACGAGGGCCACAACCTCCAAGAGCACTCCATTGTGCTCGTGCGCGGTGGCCGCGTTAAGGACTTGCCTGGTGTTCGCTACCACATTGTCCGTGGCACCCTCGACGCCACCGGCGTCGAAAAGCGCCGTCGCAGCCGTTCCAAATACGGCGTCAAGCGTCCTAAGGCCGCCAAGAAGTAA
- the rplX gene encoding 50S ribosomal protein L24, with protein MATTKYHVKRGDEIVVIAGSQKGKTGKVLEILPAKDRVRVEGVGMIKRHTKKSQENPNGAIIEREGSIHVSNLQKKAVFDASKKRAAKA; from the coding sequence ATGGCTACCACCAAATATCACGTTAAACGCGGCGACGAGATCGTCGTCATCGCCGGCTCCCAAAAGGGCAAGACTGGTAAGGTTCTTGAGATCCTTCCCGCCAAAGATCGCGTCCGCGTCGAAGGCGTCGGCATGATCAAGCGCCACACCAAGAAGTCCCAGGAAAACCCGAACGGTGCCATCATCGAGCGCGAGGGTTCCATCCACGTCTCGAATCTCCAGAAGAAAGCCGTGTTCGATGCGTCCAAAAAACGCGCCGCCAAGGCCTGA
- the rplE gene encoding 50S ribosomal protein L5 — translation MSKTTPFLKQHYTEQVAPALVKSRGYKNTHQVPKIVKISLNTGIDSEADKNQIADIQRDLAAIAGQKPVLSKSKKAISNFKLRENQVVGAHVTLRGERMWDFLYRLLAVALPTIRDFRGVPSKLDGQGNYNLGISDFTIFPEITVENVKKAMGLDVTIVTSAGTDEEGRELLKLLGMPFRRTEQQVAADAAAKTNAA, via the coding sequence ATGAGCAAAACAACTCCCTTCCTTAAACAGCACTACACCGAGCAGGTCGCCCCCGCTTTGGTGAAGAGCCGCGGCTACAAGAACACCCACCAGGTGCCGAAGATCGTCAAGATCTCCCTCAACACCGGTATCGATTCCGAAGCCGACAAAAATCAGATCGCCGACATCCAGCGCGATCTTGCCGCCATCGCCGGTCAAAAGCCGGTCCTCTCCAAGTCCAAGAAGGCCATCTCGAACTTCAAACTTCGCGAAAACCAGGTCGTTGGCGCGCACGTCACCCTCCGCGGTGAGCGCATGTGGGATTTCCTCTACCGCCTCCTCGCGGTTGCTCTCCCCACGATCCGCGACTTCCGCGGCGTTCCCTCCAAGCTCGACGGCCAGGGTAACTACAACCTTGGTATCTCCGACTTCACCATTTTCCCGGAAATCACCGTTGAAAACGTGAAGAAGGCCATGGGCCTCGATGTCACCATCGTCACCTCCGCCGGGACTGACGAAGAAGGCCGCGAGCTTCTTAAGCTCCTCGGTATGCCTTTCCGCCGCACCGAACAGCAGGTTGCTGCTGACGCCGCCGCCAAGACCAACGCAGCCTAA
- the rpsC gene encoding 30S ribosomal protein S3, with translation MGQKTNPIGFRLAVRRNWQSRWYASKKDFAKLLLEDQIIREKLMEKLKQASVPRIFIERASNRVRVKIYTARPGIVIGRKGAEIENIKAELAKLTGKDILLDIQEVKKPEIEAQLVAENVCLQLERRIAFRRAMKKAVEMAMALGAEGIRIQSSGRLGGADIARREWQRKGRVPLHTLRENIDYGFAEAKTLFGKIGVKVWICKKEADTTL, from the coding sequence ATGGGCCAAAAGACCAATCCGATCGGCTTCCGTCTCGCTGTCCGCCGTAACTGGCAGTCGCGCTGGTATGCCTCCAAGAAGGATTTCGCGAAGCTCCTCCTCGAGGACCAGATTATCCGTGAGAAACTCATGGAGAAGCTGAAGCAAGCTTCCGTTCCCCGCATCTTCATCGAGCGCGCTTCGAACCGCGTCCGCGTCAAGATCTACACCGCCCGTCCCGGCATCGTTATCGGCCGCAAGGGCGCCGAGATCGAAAACATCAAGGCCGAGCTCGCGAAGCTCACCGGCAAGGACATCCTTCTCGACATCCAGGAGGTCAAGAAGCCCGAGATCGAAGCTCAGCTCGTCGCTGAGAACGTCTGTCTCCAGCTCGAGCGTCGTATCGCTTTCCGTCGCGCCATGAAAAAGGCCGTGGAAATGGCGATGGCTCTCGGTGCCGAAGGTATCCGTATCCAGTCTTCGGGCCGTCTCGGCGGTGCCGACATCGCCCGCCGCGAATGGCAGCGCAAGGGCCGCGTGCCATTGCACACCCTCCGCGAAAACATCGACTACGGCTTTGCCGAAGCGAAAACCCTTTTCGGCAAGATCGGCGTCAAAGTCTGGATCTGCAAAAAGGAAGCCGACACGACGCTCTAA
- the rpsH gene encoding 30S ribosomal protein S8 — protein MTDPVSDFLTRLRNASKAGLAECVSPHSTLKESLAVILKTEGFVSEVSTGIDDRGHKTVIVKLKYVDKAPAITNLSRVSTPGRRLYYSYTEIPRVLNGLGISILSTSKGLLKDQDARRQKVGGELLCNVW, from the coding sequence ATGACAGATCCCGTCAGCGATTTCTTGACCCGCCTGCGCAATGCGTCGAAGGCCGGTCTTGCCGAGTGCGTATCGCCGCACTCCACCCTCAAGGAGAGCCTCGCGGTGATCCTTAAAACCGAAGGCTTCGTTTCCGAAGTCTCCACTGGCATCGACGATCGTGGTCACAAGACCGTCATCGTTAAGCTCAAGTATGTCGACAAGGCTCCTGCTATCACGAACCTGTCGCGCGTTTCGACCCCCGGTCGTCGCCTCTACTACAGCTACACCGAAATCCCTCGCGTGCTGAACGGTCTCGGCATCAGCATCCTCTCGACCTCCAAGGGTCTGCTCAAGGATCAGGACGCCCGTCGCCAGAAGGTCGGCGGCGAACTGCTCTGCAACGTTTGGTAA
- the rpsG gene encoding 30S ribosomal protein S7, which translates to MSRRRKAVKRQTTPDIRYNSTLVAHLVNVVMQDGKKNTAERIVYGAFEKVSEKLEKGDPVDLMIGALENARPRLEVKSRRVGGATYQVPVEISYERQESLALRWIVKAATGRKGTPMKDALASEIVDAYNNTGSVVKKKEDTHKMAQANRAFAHLRW; encoded by the coding sequence ATGTCACGCCGCCGCAAAGCAGTTAAGCGTCAAACGACGCCCGATATCCGCTACAACAGCACCCTCGTCGCTCACCTCGTTAATGTGGTGATGCAGGATGGTAAGAAGAACACCGCCGAGCGCATCGTTTACGGTGCCTTTGAGAAGGTCTCCGAGAAACTCGAAAAGGGTGATCCGGTTGATCTGATGATCGGTGCTCTCGAAAACGCCCGTCCTCGTCTTGAAGTGAAGAGCCGCCGCGTCGGTGGTGCCACCTACCAGGTTCCCGTGGAAATTTCCTACGAGCGCCAGGAGAGCCTTGCTCTCCGTTGGATCGTGAAAGCCGCCACTGGCCGCAAGGGCACTCCCATGAAGGACGCCTTGGCTTCCGAAATCGTCGATGCCTACAACAACACGGGCAGCGTCGTTAAGAAGAAGGAAGATACTCACAAGATGGCCCAGGCCAATCGCGCCTTCGCCCACCTCCGCTGGTAA
- the rplC gene encoding 50S ribosomal protein L3, with protein sequence MSISTLLGKKIGMTQVYDAQNVLVPVTVVEAGPCPVVQIKTTQVDGYNAVQLGFSKQKSKNASKAEKNHAAKAGLEDAPRVLSEVRLTEASTLKIGDILTVADFTEGQLVDVIGVTKGKGFQGVVKRFRVGGGPATHGSMFHRRIGSIGMRQTPGRVWKNQAMPGHMGQLRVTQQNLLVVKILPEKNILLVKGAIPGANGDDVIVRTAIKGQPKKA encoded by the coding sequence ATGTCCATCAGCACCCTACTCGGTAAAAAAATCGGGATGACGCAGGTCTATGACGCTCAAAACGTCTTGGTCCCCGTCACCGTGGTCGAAGCCGGCCCATGCCCGGTCGTCCAAATCAAGACAACTCAGGTTGACGGTTATAACGCCGTTCAGCTTGGCTTCTCCAAGCAGAAGTCCAAGAACGCCTCCAAGGCTGAAAAGAACCACGCCGCCAAGGCTGGTCTTGAAGATGCCCCCCGCGTTCTCAGCGAAGTTCGCCTCACTGAGGCTTCCACCCTTAAGATCGGTGATATTCTCACCGTGGCTGACTTCACTGAAGGCCAGCTCGTTGACGTCATCGGCGTCACCAAGGGCAAAGGTTTCCAAGGCGTTGTGAAACGTTTCCGTGTCGGTGGCGGTCCCGCCACGCACGGTTCCATGTTCCACCGCCGTATCGGTTCCATCGGTATGCGCCAGACCCCTGGCCGCGTCTGGAAGAATCAGGCGATGCCTGGCCACATGGGCCAGCTCCGCGTCACTCAGCAGAACCTGCTGGTCGTGAAAATCCTCCCCGAGAAGAACATCCTTCTCGTCAAGGGTGCCATCCCCGGCGCCAACGGTGACGACGTGATCGTTCGCACCGCCATCAAGGGTCAGCCCAAGAAAGCCTAA